Proteins co-encoded in one Neodiprion lecontei isolate iyNeoLeco1 chromosome 3, iyNeoLeco1.1, whole genome shotgun sequence genomic window:
- the LOC107223580 gene encoding protein preli-like, with product MVKYFESSTVFQFSWEQVAQGYWHRYPNPHSTHVLSEDTISREVKNNKLYSKRLLTKTNRVPKWGERFISKNVVKIVEESVVDPKKKTLTTYTRNLGYAKVMSVIEKVVYKVSDENPKWTVAVRSAWIDSQVYGFSRAIQAFGMDRFRKNCAKMSGGFNYVLAHMFPGTTEYMNPSLVQMGYIDKTEQPSIAKLTHAAGDIQHSFHDKAEKMKDAAKKATDLAKQKAGPIYASCQPSQS from the exons ATGgttaaatattttgaaagtaGTACAGTATTCCAATTCAGTTGGGAACAAGTTGCTCAAGGTTACTGGCATCGCTATCCAAATCCTCACAG CACCCATGTCTTATCCGAGGATACGATATCAAGAGAAGTGAAGAACAATAAACTATATTCGAAGAGACTtttaacaaaaacaaacagaGTGCCAAAATGGGGTGAACGGTTTATTAGTAAGAATGTCGTGAAAATTGTCGAAGAAAGTGTAGTCGAcccaaaaaagaaaaccttGACTACTTACACGAGAAATTTGGGATACGCCAAAGTTATG AGCGTCATTGAAAAGGTTGTGTACAAGGTGTCCGACGAGAATCCTAAATGGACGGTGGCTGTAAGATCGGCTTGGATTGACAGTCAAGTTTACGGATTCAGCCGGGCGATTCAGGCCTTTGGAATGGACAGATTTAGAAAGAACTGTGCGAAAATGTCGGGTGGATTCAATTACGTTTTGGCTCACATGTTTCCGGGAACTACGGAATATATGAATCCCAGCCTGGTGCAAATGGGATACATAGATAAG acgGAGCAACCATCCATAGCGAAGTTGACACATGCTGCGGGTGATATCCAACATTCGTTCCACGATAAGGCTGAGAAGATGAAAGATGCTGCCAAGAAGGCGACCGATCTTGCCAAGCAAAAGGCTGGACCAATTTATGCGTCTTGTCAGCCAAGTCAGTCCTAA
- the LOC107223575 gene encoding uncharacterized protein LOC107223575, with the protein MRLYSEGGDFIPEHFDILQFYGETLLFAWHANKLKVWNYDDAAGDSTPRTILVPGKVECVQSFNERIFVTCSTSGVYKLAKNYQFAVLSKSAIGIGAKFYQVFRLEEGYIYLIDKQEKTSKLLLKHKPKEGVTTRFVGLGDKVDKDLLAVMLEESVGDGEICIFSNGYEIYKIAQNSVKILYSSSSPIVDVVKIEKNEKVTSLLYVTKKNAVILMYAKDNELRFEKVKVNNKVKTAYAIMDEVSENVVWIIYSDGTKTYKIRKVLDNDNLKSVELSEKNITCLCSHGSKILGLTSSGELVTVEARLDEKFNDTDDRDNFFNLKPEMLEEINSIVDETCRKVKELQSIDDKLLEQQNVLKRISMSTCEPNILVPKLRVEKRAKQTVLNCEFGQSMPEKCLFSLSVKCCGRKIFVTKQVAENEKQFELSVPDSMLDHELDVTTDLITLAEEGSSWCLIKNCVKDTAGHQPESQISERKINFLKARLTALQNLKVENNLDIAKLNSIINGVRKEFNVA; encoded by the coding sequence ATGCGGTTATACAGTGAAGGCGGTGATTTTATTCCGGAGCATTTCGATATCCTCCAATTCTACGGTGAGACATTATTGTTCGCTTGGCATGCGAACAAATTGAAAGTATGGAACTACGACGATGCGGCAGGCGATTCGACCCCACGGACGATATTGGTTCCGGGAAAAGTTGAATGCGTTCAAAGTTTTAACGAAAGAATTTTCGTCACATGTAGCACGTCGGGTGTTTACAAATTGGCGAAAAATTATCAGTTCGCTGTACTGAGCAAATCTGCGATCGGTATCGGCGCGAAATTTTATCAGGTGTTCAGACTGGAGGAAGGCTACATATACTTGATCGACAAACAAGAGAAAACGTCCAAGCTCCTACTGAAGCATAAACCGAAAGAGGGCGTCACGACACGTTTTGTAGGACTCGGAGATAAAGTCGATAAAGATTTGCTGGCCGTCATGCTAGAAGAATCCGTTGGAGATGGCGAGATATGCATATTCAGCAACGGGTATGAGATTTATAAAATCGCCCAAAACTCGGTGAAAATTCTGTACAGCTCCTCTAGCCCTATCGTCGATGtcgtgaaaattgagaaaaacgaaaaagtcACATCTCTGCTGTACGTGACGAAGAAAAACGCTGTTATTCTTATGTATGCTAAGGACAACGAGCTTCGTTTCGAAAAAGTCAAAGTTAATAACAAGGTTAAAACAGCGTATGCCATCATGGACGAAGTTTCAGAAAACGTCGTGTGGATCATTTATTCCGACGGTACGAAGACTTACAAGATTCGTAAAGTCCTGGATAATGATAATCTCAAGAGCGTCGAGTTGAGTGAAAAGAATATTACCTGCCTATGCAGTCACGGTTCTAAAATTCTAGGACTAACTTCAAGCGGTGAGTTGGTAACAGTGGAAGCAAgattggatgaaaaatttaacgataCGGATGACAGAGATAACTTCTTTAACCTGAAACCTGAAATGCTTGAAGAAATCAATTCGATCGTCGATGAGACTTGCAGAAAAGTTAAAGAGCTGCAATCGATCGACGATAAGTTGCTCGAGCAACAGAATGTCCTGAAAAGAATCAGCATGTCTACTTGTGAACCGAATATTTTAGTCCCGAAACTGCGTGTGGAAAAAAGAGCGAAACAAACAGTTCTGAACTGTGAATTCGGACAATCTATGCCAGAGAAATGTCTATTTTCATTATCGGTGAAATGTTGCGGGcggaaaatatttgttacgAAACAAGTcgctgaaaatgaaaagcaaTTCGAACTCTCTGTTCCGGATTCTATGCTCGATCATGAGTTGGATGTTACCACTGATTTGATCACCTTGGCGGAAGAAGGCTCCTCTTGGTGCCTGATTAAAAATTGCGTCAAGGACACAGCAGGCCATCAGCCAGAGTCACAAATATCTGAACGCAAGATCAACTTTCTTAAAGCAAGGCTGACTGCACTGCAAAACCTGAAAGTTGAAAACAACCTAGACATCGCGAAGttaaattctataataaaTGGTGTGAGAAAGGAATTTAATGTCgcttga
- the LOC107223577 gene encoding free fatty acid receptor 4-like: MNSSYLWGDDEEWGPRYFFTYYSQFGERNGASGVEVVILAVTFVIAVIANLGIAACVLRYKEMRTPTNLCLVNLAAADLLFALGVPAVAYTRLTQKWRLGDSVCRLLPYSQFVCGFVLLWTLTLISMDRHRCLAVAPYRSALTGPRVVAASLITWVIGASLFLPAAFWFKPKEVNGDVICTLIFPRNESINVSLCFTIPIIILACLLPMGLLVYHYQRIFQRILDTRNRWAVSCVAQGVVEGGTVRRDSELSVVSTLVPWAGRKLSTASMSGRQGRAGSLSHHEEIRLHKHLRVVRILLLNVVAVLVMWLPITIVMFLIYIDGRRPNEDTNFFLKSHHFLWALVIAQLNTVVNPLLYGVFSENFRSCFAKFWGRGRNNDRTGSGERGSGGTGTRKGGRSLEALQDRLGPRTPSSLRTGGRPPKKSSSCSIGSIIEVPSSEKL, from the exons ATGAATTCATCTTATCTTTGGGGCGATGACGAAGAATGGGGTCCGAGGTACTTCTTCACCTACTACAGTCAGTTCGGTGAACGAAATGGAGCCAGCGGTGTCGAG gtggttattttggccgtaactttcgtcATCGCCGTGATTGCCAACCTGGGTATCGCTGCCTGCGTTTTACGGTACAAGGAAATGCGGACTCCAACGAATCTCTGCCTCGTCAACCTTGCCGCAGCCGATCTCCTCTTCGCTCTTGGAGTGCCCGCCGTTGCTTACACTAGGCTCACACAGAAATGGAGACTCGGAGACTCTGTTTGCAGACTGCTGCCCTATTCTCAG TTTGTATGCGGTTTCGTATTGCTCTGGACGTTGACTCTGATATCGATGGACAGGCACAGATGCCTGGCCGTTGCACCGTACAGAAGTGCGCTAACCGGTCCTCGAGTCGTTGCTGCAAGCCTTATCACTTGGGTGATAGGAGCCTCGTTATTTTTGCCAGCCGCCTTCTGGTTCAAACCGAAG GAGGTAAACGGAGACGTTATTTGTACGCTGATATTTCCAAGGAACGAGTCTATCAACGTCTCTTTGTGCTTCACGATACCCATTATCATTCTCGCCTGCCTCTTACCCATGGGACTTTTGGTATACCATTATCAACGGATATTTCAGAGAATATTGGACACCAGAAATAGATGGGCTGTATCCTGTGTAGCGCAG GGTGTCGTGGAAGGCGGAACCGTCCGACGGGACTCCGAATTGTCGGTTGTCAGTACGCTGGTTCCTTGGGCCGGTAGAAAATTGTCAACAGCTTCGATGTCCGGTCGGCAAGGACGCGCAGGAAGTTTGTCCCACCACGAAGAGATTCGTTTGCACAAGCACCTTCGGGTGGTGCGAATCCTGCTGCTAAACGTGGTGGCGGTTCTGGTGATGTGGCTGCCGATCACGATAGTGATGTTCCTGATATACATCGACGGCCGTCGTCCCAATGAGGACACGAACTTCTTCCTCAAGTCCCATCACTTTCTTTGGGCGTTGGTTATCGCCCAGTTGAACACCGTTGTCAACCCGCTGCTCTACGGCgtgttttccgaaaacttccGGTCATGCTTCGCCAAGTTCTGGGGAAGGGGAAGGAACAACGACCGGACCGGAAGTGGGGAAAGAGGAAGCGGCGGGACCGGAACTCGCAAGGGTGGAAGGTCGCTTGAGGCTCTTCAGGACAGATTAGGACCCAGAACTCCTAGCAGTCTGCGAACCGGTGGCAGGCCACCCAAGAAGAGCTCGAGCTGCAGCATCGGAAGCATCATCGAAGTCCCGAGCTCTGAAAAGCTCTAG